A genomic window from Peromyscus maniculatus bairdii isolate BWxNUB_F1_BW_parent chromosome 1, HU_Pman_BW_mat_3.1, whole genome shotgun sequence includes:
- the Chrm1 gene encoding muscarinic acetylcholine receptor M1 — MNTSAPPAVSPNITVLAPGKGPWQVAFIGITTGLLSLATVTGNLLVLISFKVNTELKTVNNYFLLSLACADLIIGTFSMNLYTTYLLMGHWALGTLACDLWLALDYVASNASVMNLLLISFDRYFSVTRPLSYRAKRTPRRAALMIGLAWLVSFVLWAPAILFWQYLVGERTVQAGQCYIQFLSQPIITFGTAMAAFYLPVTVMCTLYWRIYRETENRARELAALQGSETPGKGGGSSSSSERSQPGAEGSPESPPGRCCRCCRTPRLLQAYSWKEEEEEDEGSMESLTSSEGEEPGSEVVIKMPMVDPEAQAPAKQPPKSSPNTVKRPTKKGRDRGGKGQKPRGKEQLAKRKTFSLVKEKKAARTLSAILLAFILTWTPYNIMVLVSTFCKNCVPETLWELGYWLCYVNSTINPMCYALCNKAFRDTFRLLLLCRWDKRRWRKIPKRPGSVHRTPSRQC, encoded by the coding sequence ATGAACACCTCAGCGCCCCCTGCTGTCAGCCCCAACATCACTGTCCTCGCACCAGGAAAGGGTCCCTGGCAAGTGGCCTTCATCGGCATCACCACAGGCCTCCTGTCTCTGGCTACAGTGACGGGTAACCTGCTGGTACTCATCTCCTTCAAGGTCAACACAGAGCTCAAGACAGTCAACAACTACTTCCTGCTGAGCTTGGCCTGTGCTGACCTCATCATCGGCACCTTCTCCATGAACCTCTATACCACATACCTGCTCATGGGCCACTGGGCTCTGGGCACACTGGCCTGCGACCTCTGGCTGGCCCTGGACTATGTGGCCAGCAATGCCTCCGTCATGAATCTTCTGCTCATCAGCTTTGACCGTTACTTCTCAGTGACCCGACCCCTGAGCTACCGAGCCAAGCGCACCCCCCGAAGGGCAGCTCTGATGATCGGCCTGGCGTGGCTGGTTTCCTTCGTCCTCTGGGCCCCAGCCATCCTCTTCTGGCAATACCTAGTTGGGGAGCGGACAGTGCAGGCCGGGCAGTGCTACATCCAGTTCCTCTCCCAACCCATCATCACTTTCGGCACCGCCATGGCCGCCTTCTACCTCCCTGTCACCGTCATGTGCACGCTGTACTGGCGCATCTACCGGGAGACCGAAAACCGAGCCCGGGAGCTGGCAGCCCTCCAGGGCTCTGAGACACCAGGCAaaggtggcggcagcagcagcagctcggAGAGGTCACAGCCAGGGGCCGAGGGCTCACCCGAGTCACCTCCGGGCCGCTGCTGTCGCTGCTGCCGGACACCCAGGCTTCTGCAGGCCTAcagctggaaagaggaagaggaagaggacgaAGGCTCCATGGAGTCCCTCACGTCCTCCGAGGGCGAGGAGCCAGGCTCAGAAGTGGTGATCAAGATGCCCATGGTAGACCCTGAGGCGCAGGCACCAGCCAAGCAGCCCCCCAAAAGCTCCCCAAATACCGTCAAGAGGCCCACCAAGAAAGGCCGAGACCGAGGTGGCAAGGGCCAAAAACCCCGAGGGAAGGAACAACTGGCCAAGCGAAAGACCTTCTCACTGGTCAAGGAGAAGAAGGCGGCTCGGACCCTGAGTGCCATCCTGCTGGCCTTCATCCTCACCTGGACGCCATATAACATTATGGTGCTGGTGTCTACCTTCTGCAAGAACTGTGTTCCCGAGACCCTGTGGGAGCTGGGCTACTGGCTATGCTACGTCAACAGCACCATCAACCCCATGTGCTACGCACTCTGCAACAAAGCCTTCCGGGACACTTTCCGCCTGCTCTTGCTCTGCCGCTGGGACAAGAGGCGCTGGCGCAAGATCCCCAAGCGCCCTGGCTCTGTGCACCGCACCCCCTCCCGCCAGTGCTAA
- the Slc3a2 gene encoding amino acid transporter heavy chain SLC3A2 isoform X2, which yields MSQDTEVDMKEVELNEIEPEKQPMNAAAGAAAGEKNGLVKIKVAEDEAEAGAKFTGLSKEELLKVAGSPGWVRTRWALLLLFWLGWLGMLAGAVVIIVRAPRCRELPVQRWWHKGALYRVGDLQAFVGPNEGGLAGLKKHLDYLSTLKVKGLVLGPIHKNEKDEINGTDLRQIDSTLGSQEDFKDLLQSAKKKSIHIILDLTPNYRGQNAWFLPAQADIVAARVKEALTSWLQDGVDGFQVRDVGKLMDASLYLAEWQNITKNFSEDRLLIAGTDSSDLKQIVSILDSTSDLLLTSSYLSNSSFTGEHTELLVTRYLNATGSHWCSWSVSQAGLLTASVPAQLLRLYQLLLFTLPGTPVFSYGDEIGLQAAVLPGQPVKAPFMPWDESSLSLTPGLVSANMTVKGQSEDPGSLLTQFRWLSDRRGKERSLLHGDFHALASSSGLFSYIRHWDQNERYLVVLNFKDVGLSARLGASNLPAGISLPASANLLLSTNSTRLGQEEGTSLNLENLSLNPHEGLLLHFPYVA from the exons ATGAGCCAGGACACCGAAGTGGACATGAAGGAGGTGGAGCTGAACGAGATAGAACCCGAGAAACAGCCTATGAATGCAGCGGCCGGGGCGGCGGCCGGGGAGAAGAACGGCCTGGTGAAGATCAAGGTGGCCGAGGACGAGGCGGAGGCCGGGGCCAAGTTCACAGGCTTGTCCAAGGAGGAGCTGTTGAAGGTAGCCGGCAGCCCGGGCTGGGTGCGCACCCGCTGGgcgctgctgctgctcttctggcTCGGCTGGCTTGGCATGCTGGCGGGCGCCGTGGTCATCATCGTCAGGGCGCCGCGCTGCCGCGAGCTGCCGGTTCAGAGGTGGTGGCACAAGGGCGCCCTCTATCGCGTCGGCGACCTTCAGGCCTTCGTGGGCCCGAACGAGGGCGGCCTAGCTG GTCTGAAGAAGCATCTGGACTACTTGAGCACCCTGAAGGTGAAGGGCCTCGTGTTGGGCCCGATTCACAAGAACGAGAAGGATGAAATCAATGGAACCGACCTGAGACAGATCGACTCCACTTTAGGCTCCCAGGAAGATTTTAAAGACCTTCTGCAATCTGCCAAGAAAAAGA GCATTCACATTATTTTGGACCTCACTCCCAACTACCGAGGCCAGAATGCATGGTTCCTCCCTGCTCAGGCTGACATTGTAGCCGCCAGAGTGAAG GAAGCTCTGACTTCTTGGTTGCAGGATGGTGTGGATGGGTTCCAAGTTCGGGATGTGGGAAAACTGATG gATGCATCCTTATACTTGGCTGAGTGGCAGAATATCACCAAGAACTTCAGTGAGGATAG GCTCTTGATTGCAGGGACTGACTCCTCTGACCTGAAGCAAATCGTGAGCATACTTGACTCCACCAGCGACCTGCTGTTGACTAGCTCCTATCTGTCGAATTCCAGTTTTACTGGGGAGCACACAGAGTTGCTAGTCACTCGGTATTTGAATGCAACTGGCAGTCACTGGTGCAGCTGGAGT GTGTCTCAGGCAGGACTCCTGACAGCCTCTGTACCAGCTCAGCTCCTCCGACTCTACCAGCTGCTGCTCTTcactctgccagggacccctGTTTTCAGCTATGGGGATGAGATTGGCCTGCAGGCAGCTGTCCTTCCCGGACAG CCCGTGAAGGCCCCATTCATGCCGTGGGATGAATCCAGCCTTTCCCTAACCCCAGGACTCGTAAGCGCCAACATGACAGTGAAG GGCCAGAGTGAAGACCCTGGCTCCCTCCTTACCCAGTTCCGGTGGCTGAGTGACCGTCGGGGTAAAGAACGCTCTCTGTTGCATGGTGACTTCCATGCACTGGCCTCCTCATCTGGCCTCTTCTCCTACATCCGCCACTGGGACCAGAATGAGCGTTACTTGGTGGTGCTCAACTTTAAGGATGTGGGCCTGTCAGCCAGGCTAGGGGCCTCCAACCTCCCTGCTGGCATAAGTCTGCCAGCCAGCGCTAACCTATTACTTAGTACCAACAGTACCCGGCTAGGCCAAGAGGAGGGCACCTCTCTGAATCTGGAAAACCTGAGCCTGAATCCTCATGAGGGCTTGCTGTTACATTTCCCCTATGTGGCTTGA
- the Slc3a2 gene encoding amino acid transporter heavy chain SLC3A2 isoform X1 gives MDPEPNEHSTGGVSVPPRQPPSKQMGPDVQVVSAGGDSGTMSQDTEVDMKEVELNEIEPEKQPMNAAAGAAAGEKNGLVKIKVAEDEAEAGAKFTGLSKEELLKVAGSPGWVRTRWALLLLFWLGWLGMLAGAVVIIVRAPRCRELPVQRWWHKGALYRVGDLQAFVGPNEGGLAGLKKHLDYLSTLKVKGLVLGPIHKNEKDEINGTDLRQIDSTLGSQEDFKDLLQSAKKKSIHIILDLTPNYRGQNAWFLPAQADIVAARVKEALTSWLQDGVDGFQVRDVGKLMDASLYLAEWQNITKNFSEDRLLIAGTDSSDLKQIVSILDSTSDLLLTSSYLSNSSFTGEHTELLVTRYLNATGSHWCSWSVSQAGLLTASVPAQLLRLYQLLLFTLPGTPVFSYGDEIGLQAAVLPGQPVKAPFMPWDESSLSLTPGLVSANMTVKGQSEDPGSLLTQFRWLSDRRGKERSLLHGDFHALASSSGLFSYIRHWDQNERYLVVLNFKDVGLSARLGASNLPAGISLPASANLLLSTNSTRLGQEEGTSLNLENLSLNPHEGLLLHFPYVA, from the exons ATGGATCCCGAACCTAATGAACACTCCACCGGCGGCGTCTCGGTTCCCCCCCGCCAGCCGCCCAGCAAGCAGATGGGGCCTGATGTCCAGGTGGTCAGCGCAGGGGGCGACTCAG GCACCATGAGCCAGGACACCGAAGTGGACATGAAGGAGGTGGAGCTGAACGAGATAGAACCCGAGAAACAGCCTATGAATGCAGCGGCCGGGGCGGCGGCCGGGGAGAAGAACGGCCTGGTGAAGATCAAGGTGGCCGAGGACGAGGCGGAGGCCGGGGCCAAGTTCACAGGCTTGTCCAAGGAGGAGCTGTTGAAGGTAGCCGGCAGCCCGGGCTGGGTGCGCACCCGCTGGgcgctgctgctgctcttctggcTCGGCTGGCTTGGCATGCTGGCGGGCGCCGTGGTCATCATCGTCAGGGCGCCGCGCTGCCGCGAGCTGCCGGTTCAGAGGTGGTGGCACAAGGGCGCCCTCTATCGCGTCGGCGACCTTCAGGCCTTCGTGGGCCCGAACGAGGGCGGCCTAGCTG GTCTGAAGAAGCATCTGGACTACTTGAGCACCCTGAAGGTGAAGGGCCTCGTGTTGGGCCCGATTCACAAGAACGAGAAGGATGAAATCAATGGAACCGACCTGAGACAGATCGACTCCACTTTAGGCTCCCAGGAAGATTTTAAAGACCTTCTGCAATCTGCCAAGAAAAAGA GCATTCACATTATTTTGGACCTCACTCCCAACTACCGAGGCCAGAATGCATGGTTCCTCCCTGCTCAGGCTGACATTGTAGCCGCCAGAGTGAAG GAAGCTCTGACTTCTTGGTTGCAGGATGGTGTGGATGGGTTCCAAGTTCGGGATGTGGGAAAACTGATG gATGCATCCTTATACTTGGCTGAGTGGCAGAATATCACCAAGAACTTCAGTGAGGATAG GCTCTTGATTGCAGGGACTGACTCCTCTGACCTGAAGCAAATCGTGAGCATACTTGACTCCACCAGCGACCTGCTGTTGACTAGCTCCTATCTGTCGAATTCCAGTTTTACTGGGGAGCACACAGAGTTGCTAGTCACTCGGTATTTGAATGCAACTGGCAGTCACTGGTGCAGCTGGAGT GTGTCTCAGGCAGGACTCCTGACAGCCTCTGTACCAGCTCAGCTCCTCCGACTCTACCAGCTGCTGCTCTTcactctgccagggacccctGTTTTCAGCTATGGGGATGAGATTGGCCTGCAGGCAGCTGTCCTTCCCGGACAG CCCGTGAAGGCCCCATTCATGCCGTGGGATGAATCCAGCCTTTCCCTAACCCCAGGACTCGTAAGCGCCAACATGACAGTGAAG GGCCAGAGTGAAGACCCTGGCTCCCTCCTTACCCAGTTCCGGTGGCTGAGTGACCGTCGGGGTAAAGAACGCTCTCTGTTGCATGGTGACTTCCATGCACTGGCCTCCTCATCTGGCCTCTTCTCCTACATCCGCCACTGGGACCAGAATGAGCGTTACTTGGTGGTGCTCAACTTTAAGGATGTGGGCCTGTCAGCCAGGCTAGGGGCCTCCAACCTCCCTGCTGGCATAAGTCTGCCAGCCAGCGCTAACCTATTACTTAGTACCAACAGTACCCGGCTAGGCCAAGAGGAGGGCACCTCTCTGAATCTGGAAAACCTGAGCCTGAATCCTCATGAGGGCTTGCTGTTACATTTCCCCTATGTGGCTTGA